From Equus przewalskii isolate Varuska chromosome 30, EquPr2, whole genome shotgun sequence, a single genomic window includes:
- the LOC139073272 gene encoding aldo-keto reductase family 1 member C23-like protein produces MDPKGRHLKLNDGHFIPVLGFGTYAAEEVPKSKTVEDTKLAIDAGFRHIDCAPAYGNENEIGLAIQSKIEDGTVKRGDMFCNTKLWVTCLQPELVRPALEKSLKNLHLDYVDLYIIHYPTALKPGEEFYPEDEKGKAIFDTVDLCATWEAMEKCKDAGLTKSIGVSNFNRRQLEKILNKPGLKYKPVCNQVECHPYLNQRKLLDFCKSKDIVLVAYGALGTQRPKQWVDQSSPVLLEDPVLCAMAKKYERTPALIALRYQLQRGVVALAKCINEKQMKENMRVFEFQLTSEDMNAIDGLNRNLRYLPFHISIGHPEYPFSDEY; encoded by the exons ATGGATCCCAAAGGTCGGCACCTGAAACTAAATGATGGTCACTTCATTCCTGTACTGGGATTTGGCACCTATGCAGCTGAAGAG GTTCCTAAGAGCAAAACTGTGGAGGACACTAAATTGGCTATAGATGCTGGGTTCCGCCATATTGATTGTGCTCCTGCATATGGTAACGAAAATGAGATTGGACTGGCTATCCAAAGCAAAATTGAAGATGGCACTGTGAAGAGAGGAGACATGTTCTGCAATACaaag CTTTGGGTCACTTGCCTTCAACCAGAATTGGTCCGACCAGCCTTGGAAAAGTCTCTGAAGAATCTTCACCTGGACTATGTTGATCTCTATATTATTCATTATCCAACAGCTCTGAAG CCAGGGGAAGAATTTTATCcagaagatgaaaaaggaaaagcaatattTGACACAGTGGATCTCTGTGCCACGTGGGAG GCCATGGAGAAGTGTAAGGATGCAGGATTGACAAAGTCCATTGGGGTCTCCAACTTTAACCGTAGGCAGCTGGAGAAGATTCTAAACAAGCCAGGGCTCAAGTACAAGCCAGTCTGCAACCAG GTGGAATGTCATCCTTATCTCAACCAGAGGAAGCTGTTGGATTTCTGCAAATCGAAAGATATTGTCCTAGTTGCCTATGGTGCTTTGGGAACACAACGTCCAAAACAATG GGTGGACCAGAGCTCCCCGGTTCTCTTGGAAGATCCCGTCCTTTGTGCCATGGCAAAAAAGTATGAGCGAACTCCAGCACTGATTGCCCTTCGCTACCAGCTACAGCGTGGAGTTGTGGCCCTGGCCAAGTGTATCAATGAGAAGCAGATGAAGGAGAACATGCGG GTTTTTGAATTCCAGTTGACTTCAGAGGACATGAACGCCATAGATGGCCTAAATCGAAATCTTCGATATCTTCCTTTTCACAT TTCTATTGGCCACCCTGAGTATCCATTTTCTGATGAATATTAA